From Gloeocapsopsis sp. IPPAS B-1203, a single genomic window includes:
- a CDS encoding HAMP domain-containing sensor histidine kinase, producing MTLLKQFTGWATDSNRTPKQMFQRLRCRFLLTYLTVMATVLGMSSIAVYVFFTRSHEQHLNNQLLTLAQAAVPSLNAVKTEGLQSVNQDLPWRELFKRDQSLEWFDANGKILARKGKIFSTLPLKRTNQNIQQQGQIRTLTIAVYSDSQSSVLADSLQRLELEGYIRANESTKEIESAIARLVIGLGIGNAIALIFMAIGAVLLTQQTLEPIEKSFQRLKEFTADASHELRNPLTAISTAIEVMQSHPERVHPSDAKKLVAIASATDQLVSLSEDLLFLARTDAVVAPPAGWKYLYLNEILYNVVELFKPYAQEKGIVLKLQLIPSILVNSEPAQLKRLFANLVDNALKYTITGGSVIISMVQQKRCVVVRVEDNGVGIAPEYLPFVFQRFWRVDKARSPQTKGLGLGLAIAQTIAHQHSGKITVSSTLGIGSCFQVYLPTA from the coding sequence ACTAGGAATGTCAAGTATAGCAGTATACGTATTTTTTACTCGCAGTCACGAGCAGCACTTAAACAATCAGCTACTGACTTTAGCCCAAGCTGCTGTCCCTAGTTTAAACGCCGTCAAAACTGAAGGTCTTCAGAGCGTTAACCAAGATTTACCGTGGCGCGAACTATTTAAACGAGATCAGAGTTTAGAATGGTTCGATGCAAATGGTAAGATTCTGGCACGAAAAGGTAAGATATTTTCTACTTTACCTCTGAAACGAACGAATCAAAATATTCAACAACAAGGACAAATTCGGACGTTAACCATTGCTGTTTACTCAGATAGTCAAAGTTCTGTGCTTGCTGATAGTCTGCAAAGATTAGAGTTGGAAGGTTATATCCGTGCGAATGAATCTACCAAAGAAATAGAAAGTGCGATCGCCAGATTAGTTATTGGGTTGGGAATTGGTAACGCAATTGCATTGATTTTCATGGCGATTGGTGCTGTCTTACTGACTCAACAAACTTTAGAACCAATTGAGAAAAGCTTTCAAAGACTTAAAGAGTTTACTGCAGACGCTTCCCACGAACTACGGAATCCTTTGACTGCAATTAGCACTGCGATTGAAGTGATGCAAAGCCATCCCGAACGAGTTCATCCAAGTGATGCGAAGAAACTAGTTGCGATCGCTAGTGCTACTGATCAACTTGTGAGTTTGTCTGAGGACTTGCTTTTTTTAGCGCGTACCGATGCAGTAGTAGCACCACCAGCAGGTTGGAAATACCTTTATTTGAATGAGATTTTATACAATGTTGTAGAACTCTTTAAACCTTACGCCCAAGAAAAAGGAATTGTACTTAAGCTGCAACTTATCCCCAGCATTTTAGTGAATAGTGAGCCTGCACAACTGAAGCGATTGTTTGCCAATTTAGTAGACAATGCCCTTAAGTACACAATAACAGGAGGAAGCGTGATTATTTCTATGGTGCAACAAAAGCGATGTGTTGTTGTGCGTGTAGAAGATAATGGTGTAGGAATTGCTCCAGAGTACTTACCCTTTGTATTTCAACGATTTTGGAGAGTTGATAAAGCGCGATCGCCTCAAACAAAAGGACTGGGATTAGGGCTTGCGATCGCTCAAACAATTGCACATCAACATAGTGGAAAAATTACTGTGAGTAGTACTTTAGGTATAGGTAGCTGTTTTCAAGTGTATCTACCGACTGCTTAA